A single genomic interval of Streptomyces sp. NBC_00663 harbors:
- a CDS encoding DUF6401 family natural product biosynthesis protein: MSPLARISSAFEPRFAEFAFEPAFTAAVDQHVAEIRDRLSAAHSGLFPPPPRREILADYALGFLDALEEMDWREPVGHDYAVCRLTAISWLAVRHGLLAAGDEYGDPSSSASGLA; this comes from the coding sequence ATGTCCCCCCTGGCCCGAATCAGCAGCGCGTTCGAGCCGCGATTCGCGGAGTTCGCGTTCGAACCTGCTTTCACGGCCGCCGTGGACCAGCATGTCGCCGAGATACGTGATCGCTTGTCGGCGGCCCACAGCGGGCTGTTTCCTCCGCCGCCGCGACGCGAGATCCTTGCCGACTACGCCCTGGGCTTTCTCGATGCCCTTGAGGAGATGGACTGGCGCGAGCCGGTCGGCCACGACTACGCCGTGTGCCGTCTGACCGCGATCAGCTGGCTCGCGGTGCGCCACGGCCTCCTGGCCGCGGGCGACGAGTACGGCGACCCTTCAAGCAGCGCCAGCGGCTTGGCCTGA
- a CDS encoding helix-turn-helix transcriptional regulator, which produces MASESAHSEGAELGRYLRARRTQTSPEHVGLTVGAGIRRTPGLRREELATLVGISIDYYVRLERGKETRPSPAVLDSLARALHMDDQEHRHLRELAARAARYTPEPPPAPSRTVRPHLKLLLESLRPNPAYVISRSMDMLAWNPGGLAIYAGLEEWPAKHRNLARYIFLHPSARDLFTDWDRQITSCVARLRAVAGTAPDAPDLTNLVGELLLKSPDFSRLWERYEVTGRKPATKTFRHPQVGTLTLTSQSLHVEGTPGQRIGVYTVEPGSPDHDALLLLDMTAPAASPTRQDAARRQS; this is translated from the coding sequence ATGGCATCCGAGAGTGCGCACAGCGAGGGCGCCGAGCTGGGCCGCTACCTGCGCGCCCGCCGCACCCAGACCAGCCCCGAACACGTCGGCCTCACCGTCGGCGCCGGCATCCGCCGCACCCCGGGGCTGCGCCGTGAGGAGCTGGCCACCCTCGTCGGCATCAGCATCGACTACTACGTGCGCCTGGAACGCGGCAAGGAGACCCGCCCCAGCCCCGCCGTCCTCGACTCCCTCGCCCGCGCCCTGCACATGGACGACCAGGAACATCGGCACCTGCGCGAGCTTGCTGCCCGCGCCGCCCGCTACACCCCCGAACCACCCCCGGCGCCCAGCCGCACCGTGCGCCCCCACCTGAAACTGCTGCTGGAATCGCTGCGGCCGAACCCGGCCTACGTCATCAGCCGCAGCATGGACATGCTGGCCTGGAACCCCGGCGGCCTCGCCATCTATGCGGGTCTGGAGGAGTGGCCGGCCAAGCACCGCAACCTCGCCCGCTACATCTTCCTGCACCCCTCGGCCCGCGACCTGTTCACCGACTGGGACCGGCAGATCACCTCCTGCGTCGCCCGGCTGCGCGCCGTCGCCGGCACCGCACCCGATGCCCCCGACCTCACCAACCTCGTCGGCGAGCTCCTCCTCAAAAGCCCCGATTTCTCACGGTTGTGGGAACGCTATGAAGTGACCGGACGCAAACCCGCGACCAAGACGTTCCGCCACCCCCAGGTCGGAACGCTCACGCTCACGTCGCAGTCCCTGCATGTGGAAGGCACCCCCGGTCAGCGCATCGGCGTCTACACCGTCGAACCCGGCAGCCCCGACCACGACGCACTGCTTCTGCTCGACATGACTGCGCCTGCCGCCAGCCCCACGCGGCAAGACGCAGCGCGTCGACAGAGCTGA
- a CDS encoding aldo/keto reductase, translated as MRYIKLRDLEVSRIGLGAMGMSHGYTGSGTDEAESIRTVHRALELGVTFIDTAEIYGPYTNEELLGRALKGRRDQAVLATKFGLVSHADEGAWNLDSSPANIRTAVEGSLKRLGTDHIDLYYQHRVDPNTPIEETAGAVGELIAEGKVRAFGLSEAGPDTIRRAHSVQPVTAVQSEYSLWTRGIEERVLPVLRELNIGLVPFSPLGHGFLTGEIRSTDDFEEGDFRRGNPRFTGENFQRNLALADEVKALATEAGATPAQVAIAWLLAQGDDIAPIPGTKRVSRVEENTAADAITLTDEQLNKLSSLPPAAGDTHTEAQAQMLER; from the coding sequence ATGCGGTACATCAAGCTGCGTGACCTGGAAGTTTCCCGGATCGGTCTCGGTGCGATGGGCATGTCCCACGGCTACACCGGCTCGGGCACCGACGAGGCGGAGTCGATCAGGACCGTGCACCGGGCGCTGGAGCTCGGCGTCACCTTCATCGACACCGCCGAGATCTACGGCCCGTACACCAACGAGGAGCTGCTCGGGCGGGCGCTGAAGGGCCGCCGGGACCAGGCAGTGCTGGCCACCAAGTTCGGCCTGGTCTCCCACGCCGACGAGGGCGCGTGGAACCTGGACTCCAGCCCGGCCAACATCCGCACCGCGGTGGAGGGCTCCCTGAAGCGGCTGGGCACCGACCACATCGACCTGTACTACCAGCACCGGGTGGATCCGAACACACCGATCGAGGAGACCGCCGGCGCCGTGGGCGAGCTGATCGCCGAGGGCAAGGTCCGTGCCTTCGGGCTCTCGGAGGCCGGTCCGGACACGATCCGCCGCGCCCACTCCGTCCAGCCGGTCACCGCGGTGCAGTCGGAGTACTCGCTGTGGACCCGCGGGATCGAGGAGCGTGTCCTGCCCGTCCTGCGGGAGCTGAACATCGGCCTGGTGCCGTTCTCCCCGCTGGGACACGGCTTCCTGACCGGCGAGATCCGCTCCACCGATGACTTCGAAGAGGGCGACTTCCGCCGCGGGAACCCGCGCTTCACCGGCGAGAACTTCCAGCGCAACCTGGCGCTCGCCGACGAGGTCAAGGCCCTGGCCACCGAGGCCGGAGCCACCCCGGCGCAGGTCGCGATCGCCTGGCTGCTCGCCCAGGGCGACGACATCGCTCCGATCCCCGGTACCAAGCGTGTCAGCCGCGTCGAGGAGAACACCGCCGCCGACGCCATCACGCTGACCGACGAGCAGCTGAACAAGCTGAGCAGCCTGCCGCCCGCCGCCGGTGACACCCACACCGAGGCGCAGGCGCAGATGCTCGAACGCTGA
- a CDS encoding zinc-binding dehydrogenase translates to MRAAVMYGAGDVRVEDRPDPKIVQPTDAVVRTVAACVCGSDLWPYQSMPATDTARPMGHEFLGVVEDTGADVTGLKAGDLVVAPFTYSDNTCDYCAKGLHISCRNGGRYGYDGVDGGQGEAVRVPHADGTLVKLPVAADSALLPSLLALSDVMTTGHHGAVTAGVGRGDAVLVVGDGAVGLCAVIAAKRLGAERIVLAGRHEARTALGREFGATDVVAERGEEGIARIRELTGGVDKVIEAVGTRQSLDTALGAVLDGGTISRLGVPQYEQGPIGPPEFMRNITLTGGASPARAYIEELLPDVLNGTIAPGRVFDQEFALARTPDAYRAMADRQVLKALIRP, encoded by the coding sequence ATGCGTGCAGCAGTGATGTACGGAGCCGGCGACGTCCGCGTCGAGGACCGGCCCGACCCGAAGATCGTCCAGCCCACCGACGCCGTGGTGCGCACGGTGGCGGCGTGCGTGTGCGGCAGCGACCTGTGGCCCTACCAGTCGATGCCCGCCACCGACACCGCCCGCCCCATGGGCCACGAGTTCCTCGGCGTCGTCGAAGACACCGGCGCCGACGTGACCGGCCTCAAGGCGGGGGACCTGGTCGTCGCCCCGTTCACATACAGCGACAACACCTGCGACTACTGTGCCAAGGGCCTGCACATCTCGTGCCGCAACGGCGGCCGGTACGGATACGACGGCGTCGACGGCGGGCAGGGCGAAGCCGTCCGCGTTCCGCATGCGGACGGCACCCTGGTCAAGCTGCCGGTGGCCGCCGACTCCGCGCTGCTGCCGTCGCTGCTGGCGCTCTCCGATGTGATGACCACCGGCCACCACGGCGCTGTCACCGCCGGCGTCGGCCGCGGGGACGCGGTACTGGTCGTCGGGGATGGCGCGGTCGGTCTGTGTGCGGTGATCGCCGCCAAGCGGCTGGGCGCCGAGCGGATCGTCCTCGCCGGCCGGCACGAAGCGCGCACGGCCCTGGGCCGGGAGTTCGGTGCCACCGACGTGGTCGCCGAGCGCGGCGAGGAGGGCATCGCCCGCATCCGCGAGCTGACCGGCGGCGTGGACAAGGTCATCGAGGCCGTCGGCACCCGCCAGTCCCTCGACACCGCGCTCGGTGCGGTCCTGGACGGCGGCACCATCAGCCGCCTGGGCGTACCCCAGTACGAGCAGGGGCCGATCGGGCCGCCCGAGTTCATGCGCAACATCACCCTGACCGGCGGCGCCAGCCCCGCCCGCGCCTACATCGAAGAACTCCTGCCCGACGTCCTGAACGGGACGATCGCCCCGGGCCGCGTCTTCGACCAGGAATTCGCCCTCGCCCGGACACCGGACGCCTACCGGGCGATGGCCGACCGCCAGGTCCTCAAGGCCCTCATCCGCCCCTGA
- a CDS encoding flavodoxin: MLLAYFSRPGENYYYYGDRTTLKVGNTEVVARKIRDLIDCEVYRIEPADPYPESYDATVQRNNREQDADARPAIKGALPDLDGYGTVLLGSPIWSVRAPMIMTTP, translated from the coding sequence GTGCTGCTCGCGTATTTCTCGCGGCCCGGCGAGAACTACTACTACTACGGCGATCGCACCACGCTGAAGGTCGGCAATACCGAGGTCGTGGCCCGCAAGATCCGCGACCTCATCGACTGTGAGGTCTACCGGATCGAGCCCGCCGATCCCTACCCGGAGAGCTACGACGCGACCGTCCAGCGCAACAACCGGGAACAGGACGCCGACGCCCGCCCGGCCATCAAGGGCGCGCTGCCCGACCTGGACGGGTACGGCACGGTGCTGCTGGGCAGTCCCATCTGGAGCGTCCGCGCACCCATGATCATGACGACGCCATGA
- a CDS encoding aldo/keto reductase: MSGLGTTARDYAASCRGAAFADGLAVQGEEVDQVDRDISTWLQRIDLLYHHRVDPGVPIEDVADTVKDLFARGKVLHWGLSEPGLGTVRRAHAILPLTAIQNEYSTLWRGPEENVLPLCEELGIGFVCWAPLGMGFTTGTMSPYTRFTAEDRRTAMPGNSRDNRAANMPLVQLLDEWAIRKGATPAQIDLAWSLAQKPPSRRSPSAVTGSRRTPSR, from the coding sequence ATGAGCGGCCTGGGCACCACCGCACGTGACTACGCGGCCTCCTGTCGTGGCGCCGCCTTTGCCGACGGTCTGGCAGTCCAAGGCGAAGAAGTCGATCAAGTCGATCGCGACATCAGCACCTGGCTCCAACGCATCGACCTGCTCTACCACCACCGGGTCGACCCAGGCGTCCCGATCGAGGACGTCGCGGACACGGTGAAGGACCTCTTCGCCCGGGGCAAGGTGCTGCACTGGGGGCTGTCCGAGCCGGGTCTGGGGACCGTGCGCCGGGCCCACGCGATCCTGCCGCTCACCGCGATCCAGAACGAGTACTCCACGCTGTGGCGCGGCCCGGAGGAGAACGTCCTGCCGCTGTGTGAGGAACTCGGGATCGGCTTCGTGTGCTGGGCGCCGCTGGGCATGGGCTTCACCACCGGCACGATGAGCCCGTACACCCGGTTCACGGCGGAGGACCGCCGGACCGCGATGCCCGGCAACAGCCGGGACAACCGGGCCGCCAACATGCCGCTGGTGCAGCTGCTCGACGAGTGGGCCATACGCAAGGGCGCCACGCCCGCCCAGATCGACCTCGCGTGGTCGCTGGCCCAGAAGCCGCCGTCGCGCAGATCACCATCAGCGGTGACCGGCTCCCGCCGGACGCCCTCGCGATGA
- a CDS encoding mechanosensitive ion channel family protein, whose protein sequence is MTNTLAIDFTQGLNDAWSKIATFVPKLIGFLVVLAIGWFVSKAIAKILDRVLRKVGSERLSERAGTARLLQNSAYDLTGIICKIVYYALMLITLQLALGVFGPNPVSATINGIVAWLPRGIVAVVLVVVAMAIANAVRTIVQGTLSSASYGNTVASILWGAIVTLGVIAALSQAGIAENVVQSLLVAALATIAGILIVGVGGGMITPMRQRMERMLTAAEAETHRHRSGVGAYQAGREDAMRHQPSGERTQTGRDMRDPGPEGGTDRPTTM, encoded by the coding sequence ATGACCAACACCCTCGCTATCGACTTCACCCAAGGTCTCAATGACGCGTGGTCGAAGATCGCGACGTTCGTGCCGAAGCTGATCGGCTTCCTCGTCGTACTCGCCATCGGCTGGTTCGTGTCGAAGGCGATCGCCAAGATTCTCGACCGGGTGCTGCGCAAGGTGGGCTCCGAGCGTCTGTCCGAGCGAGCGGGTACCGCGCGGCTGCTCCAGAATTCGGCGTACGACCTGACCGGCATCATCTGCAAGATCGTGTACTACGCGCTGATGCTGATCACGCTGCAACTCGCCCTGGGAGTCTTCGGGCCGAACCCGGTCAGCGCGACGATCAACGGCATCGTCGCCTGGCTGCCGCGCGGCATCGTCGCCGTCGTACTCGTCGTGGTGGCGATGGCCATCGCCAACGCGGTCCGCACGATCGTCCAGGGCACCCTGTCGTCGGCGTCCTACGGCAACACCGTCGCGTCGATCTTGTGGGGAGCGATCGTCACCCTCGGTGTGATCGCCGCGCTCAGCCAGGCCGGCATCGCGGAGAACGTCGTCCAGTCGTTGCTGGTCGCCGCGCTCGCCACCATCGCGGGCATCCTGATCGTGGGCGTCGGCGGCGGCATGATCACTCCGATGCGGCAGCGCATGGAACGCATGCTGACGGCGGCCGAGGCGGAGACCCACCGGCATCGCAGCGGCGTGGGCGCGTATCAGGCGGGCCGTGAGGACGCGATGCGTCACCAGCCCTCGGGCGAGCGGACGCAGACGGGCCGCGACATGAGGGACCCCGGCCCGGAGGGCGGCACCGACCGTCCGACGACCATGTGA
- a CDS encoding acyltransferase family protein yields the protein MASTPDSTAVETPETVTADTNRRRTAPAARGARRGLPSASLHSGRVDALDGLRTLAVALVVVYHVDHTLVPGGSIAVDVFFTLSGFVITRLLLAEYSRTGTLALLPFYRRRWLRLVPALLAVCAVCVVLATTTSLWSFDGSWQAVGLAATFLTNVFRAADSGSYMGGPLAHTWSLGVEEQFYLLWPLLLLCLLRRLRARTVLVCTAALCVLPFLWRCFLWHPDAVHRIYNGTDTRADELLAGALVAVVLARLRPDDPRLGLLRVWAGRLALPALALLTLVAWKVPVTGNAGIWTALWYTVGILAVAAVSATLVAGLELRPDSLLSRLLGFGPLAWTGRNLSYGIYLWHYPVVRLLASLDVRDGLLTGTVVLTLAMALLSYYLVERPFLRRAHRLRA from the coding sequence ATGGCCAGCACACCGGACTCGACCGCCGTGGAAACACCCGAGACGGTTACGGCGGACACGAACCGGAGACGCACGGCCCCGGCGGCACGAGGTGCACGCCGGGGGCTCCCTTCCGCGAGCCTGCACAGCGGCCGGGTCGACGCGCTGGACGGATTGCGCACCCTGGCGGTCGCACTGGTCGTCGTGTACCACGTCGACCACACGCTGGTCCCCGGCGGCTCGATCGCCGTCGACGTCTTCTTCACCCTCAGCGGTTTCGTCATCACCCGCCTGCTGCTCGCCGAGTACTCCCGCACCGGCACCCTCGCCCTGCTCCCCTTCTACCGGCGCCGCTGGCTACGACTGGTCCCCGCCCTGCTGGCGGTGTGCGCGGTCTGTGTGGTGCTGGCGACGACGACCTCACTGTGGAGCTTCGACGGCTCCTGGCAGGCGGTGGGCCTCGCGGCGACCTTCCTGACGAACGTCTTCCGGGCCGCGGACTCCGGGTCGTACATGGGCGGCCCCCTCGCCCACACCTGGTCACTGGGCGTGGAGGAGCAGTTTTATCTGCTGTGGCCGCTCCTGCTGCTGTGCCTGCTGCGCCGCCTGCGGGCACGTACGGTCCTGGTGTGCACCGCCGCCCTGTGCGTGCTGCCCTTCCTGTGGCGCTGCTTCCTGTGGCATCCGGACGCCGTCCACCGGATCTACAACGGCACCGACACCCGCGCCGACGAACTGCTGGCCGGAGCCCTGGTGGCCGTGGTCCTGGCACGGTTGCGGCCGGACGACCCGCGGCTGGGCCTGCTGCGCGTCTGGGCCGGGCGGCTCGCCCTTCCCGCCCTCGCCCTGCTCACGCTCGTGGCCTGGAAGGTGCCGGTGACCGGGAACGCCGGCATCTGGACCGCCCTTTGGTACACGGTCGGGATCCTCGCCGTGGCCGCGGTGTCCGCCACCCTGGTCGCGGGGCTGGAACTGCGGCCCGACAGCCTGCTGTCCCGTCTGCTGGGTTTCGGGCCACTCGCCTGGACCGGCCGCAATCTCAGCTACGGCATCTATCTGTGGCACTACCCCGTCGTGCGGCTGCTGGCCTCCCTCGACGTCAGGGACGGGTTGCTGACGGGCACGGTGGTGCTGACCCTGGCGATGGCCCTGTTGTCGTACTACCTCGTCGAACGGCCCTTCCTGCGCCGCGCACACCGGCTCCGGGCCTGA